Part of the Leptolyngbya sp. BL0902 genome, GTCTATAAAAAATATCTGAAAAATACTACTGCTATCTTTATAATCAGCAATTAAATAAATTTCATTAATGGCACTATTAAATACCGAATATCTAGATCGAATGTCTGCTTCTATTGGATATGGATTGTCTGAAGATTGATATCCGAGTTGTCTAAATAATTTGACAACACCCTCAACAGATATAATCTGGCTAATATCACTTTCGTCCACCAAAAACCCATTGGAGTTTTCATCTGAAGATTCTGAGACATCTTCTATTATCAATTCAATATCAGATGAGAATTCTAGCAGGTCAATCATTTTGGGTGACGCAGGTCCTTACATCCGAGGTATTACGGAGAACATGACTGAAAAATGCACATCAAGATTCAGGAATATTACTAGTCAAGACTTATGGGACTTCCTGACACCCGTTCTTTCTGGAGATGATTTTTATGATGTACAAAGTCTGTTGCATATTGCACAAGCTATAACCTAATAATAAGCGAGTCCATTTAAAGTGGCAACTCTCCTAAGCCGATAGCAAAAGCTTAGGAATTTTGCGTGTATTTACGGAATTATTGGTAAGTAGAGAATTAAGCCAATTCGCTTAGAAATTAGTTCTCAAGCTATATGTACTGTGATTCAGCCATCTATTCCTTCCTCTCTCCTATAATTCCAACACCTCCAAAACGGCCTTGGGTTGCAGCTTGGTTTTGAACCACACGATGGGCACGGGCACTTGGTTCACGTCCACCCCAGCTTTTTCTAGGTTCAGCCGTTCGGAGATGGCGAGGATTAGGTTGGTGCGGTCGGATTTGCGGACTTGGGCGAACTTTTTGCGGAGGTATTCCGGTCGCCAATAGCCGACGATTTCTAGCAGATATTCCCGCCCGTCGGTGTGGACGAGGCGAAAATCGGGAATCATGACGCTGCCGGGGATGGGGATGAGGTCTACTTCGCGCTCCAGTTTCCAGGGAGAATCGGCGGGCCAGCGGTTGACGAAGGATTCTTCAATCATGCTGTCGTAGGGCTTGCCGGGGGGATAGTGGGTGACGAGGCCGCAGTCGCTATCGAGGGTGAATTGGCGGCTGCGGATTTGCTGGCTGTAGCTGTCTTTGATTTGCAGGGTGGCGGTGAGTCGCCAACGGCTGACGTGCAAAATGGCGGGGATCAGCTTGGCGATATCGACCCCGTAGCGGGTGCTGGGTTTGAACAGGCTGGCGGGGCCGTCGATGGTGATGGTGAAGCCCTGGTCGGCGTCGCCTTCGATGTAGGTCATCAGTCGAAACAGCTTGAGGTAGCGGAACATCAGCTTGTATTCCCCCGGATCGTTGCGGTAGAGGTGCATCACCAAATCGCTGGCTTTGTAGAAGACGCCCTGGGTTTGGGAGAGGTTGTAGCGGTGCAGCAGGGCGTCGGGGGCGGGGGCGTCAAAGGTGGTGAGGATACGGTTTTCTTGCAGGTCGGCGTAGAGCCCCTGGCGCACCTCGTCCACGGTGACTTCGCGATCCAATTCCTGACTGAGTTGCTGGCTGAGTTGGTCATAGAGGCGCTGGCTGGTGTTGGGGGAAGGGGCCACCTGGGCGGCGAGGGCAAAGATGCGTTGCCGCAGATCCTCTGGTTCTAGAGGGCTAACCTGCTCGAAGGTGGTGAAGTGGTTTCGCAGCAGATGGGCCAGCCCTCGCCGGATGCGGTAGTTGGTGTCTTCCCCTTCCAAGTCCTGAAGTTGGCGGTTGAGGTCGCCCTGGGTTTGCCCCACTTGGGCCTGGAAAATGTCGATTAAGTCCGTGGCCATGGCCCGATTTGCCCCATTCAAGGCCAACCGATGGGGCTTAATGGCCTCTCCTTGGTAGCGATAGATCAGTAGGTCGCTGGGTAACGTGGCGCTGGCTCCAAAAACGACAGCTTGTTTCAACAGCCTATCGTCCCATAGGCAAGGGAGGCGCAAAAAATCCCAGAGTCCTTTCAGAACCCTGGGATTTAGCATGGGACAGCGTAAACGCTCTGAGGCTGGGAACCGCCCTAGAACACGAAGTTATCGGGGTTGCTGAGGGCCACGGCATCCACCCCTTGGAAGGTGATGAAGTTCGTGAACTGGTTGCGTCCGCCCCCGGTGCGGTCTAGGTCGATGGAAAGCTGGGCGCGGCCACTGTTGCCCAGGTTGCGGATTTGGATCAGGCCATCGGCGAGGGGGTTGGTGCCACCATAGCCGATGCTGGTCAGCAGGTCGGTGAAGACCAGTTGATCGGCCCCAACCTGGAAGTCGGTGATGGTGTCGCCGCTTTGGTTGAGGTGGGTGTAGACGATTTGATCGCGT contains:
- a CDS encoding DUF790 family protein, with protein sequence MKQAVVFGASATLPSDLLIYRYQGEAIKPHRLALNGANRAMATDLIDIFQAQVGQTQGDLNRQLQDLEGEDTNYRIRRGLAHLLRNHFTTFEQVSPLEPEDLRQRIFALAAQVAPSPNTSQRLYDQLSQQLSQELDREVTVDEVRQGLYADLQENRILTTFDAPAPDALLHRYNLSQTQGVFYKASDLVMHLYRNDPGEYKLMFRYLKLFRLMTYIEGDADQGFTITIDGPASLFKPSTRYGVDIAKLIPAILHVSRWRLTATLQIKDSYSQQIRSRQFTLDSDCGLVTHYPPGKPYDSMIEESFVNRWPADSPWKLEREVDLIPIPGSVMIPDFRLVHTDGREYLLEIVGYWRPEYLRKKFAQVRKSDRTNLILAISERLNLEKAGVDVNQVPVPIVWFKTKLQPKAVLEVLEL